A window from Kovacikia minuta CCNUW1 encodes these proteins:
- a CDS encoding MarC family protein, producing MFGHVIGDAVTLFVIIDPIGLVPLFLAMTKQETSQNRSRIILRGVIISGIILLSFIVLGQFLLDELGISLPAFMIAGGIILLIIGLKMVLEDEPEKQLMTTQPSPDEAATHDVAVFPLAMPFIAGPGAIMAVVLLTDNDKFTVSEQIVTAGVLLGILVLTYLILLTSEWMQQILGNTGVNVVTRVMGLIVASLAVETLLEGINHFFLGK from the coding sequence ATGTTTGGGCATGTGATTGGAGATGCGGTCACATTATTTGTGATTATCGACCCGATCGGGCTGGTGCCGCTTTTCCTGGCAATGACCAAACAGGAAACGTCCCAAAACCGCAGCAGGATTATCCTCAGAGGGGTAATTATCTCTGGCATCATCCTCCTCAGCTTCATTGTACTTGGACAATTTCTACTGGACGAACTGGGCATCAGCCTACCCGCCTTCATGATTGCCGGAGGAATTATCCTCCTAATTATTGGACTGAAGATGGTGCTGGAAGATGAACCCGAAAAACAACTGATGACCACCCAACCCAGCCCCGATGAAGCTGCCACCCACGATGTTGCAGTATTTCCCCTGGCAATGCCCTTCATCGCCGGACCAGGGGCAATCATGGCAGTGGTATTACTCACCGACAACGACAAATTCACCGTTTCTGAGCAAATCGTAACAGCAGGTGTTTTACTCGGAATTTTGGTTTTGACCTATTTGATTTTGCTAACCTCTGAGTGGATGCAACAAATCCTGGGAAACACAGGGGTAAACGTCGTAACCCGTGTTATGGGGCTAATTGTGGCGTCTCTAGCAGTTGAAACACTGTTAGAGGGAATTAACCACTTCTTTTTAGGAAAGTAA